The window ATCGACTTCCTGCGCGGGCTGGTGTCCGAGCGGCTGGGCATCGCCCCAGACGAGATGGACGGTGGGCACCCGGTGGCCCTGAGCCGGCCACGGGAGCTGGCGGACCGGCTGGAGGAGCTCCGGCGGGAGGCCCGCGGGGTCGCCCGACCCGCCCAGCGGGGTTGAACGGCGGGTGGACGACGGAGGGCCCCCGCGGCAACGCGGACCCGGCCGCGGCGGCGCACACGGTCCCGCCCGGCGGGCTGGCGCGGTTACCCCGGGCGGGCTTGCGGGTAGGGGTTGCCGCATGGCGGAACTGGCGACGCTCTGGATCGTCCGGCACGGCGAGAGCACGGCGAACGTGGCGGCCACGGCGGCCGAGGCGTCCGGCGCCGAGCTGATCGACCTGACCCACCGGGACGCGGACGTGCCGCTGAGCCCCACCGGGGAGGAGCAGGCGCGGGCCACCGCGCGGTGGCTGGCCGGGCTGCCCGAGGCCCACCGGCCCGACGTGGCGGTGGTGTCGCCGTACCTGCGGGCGGTGCGGACCGCCGAGCTGGCCCTGGCCGGCACCGGGATCCCGCTCACCCGCGACGAACGGTTGCGCGACCGGGAGCTGGGCATCCTGGACGGCCTGACCGGGCAGGGGGTGCGCCGGCGGCACCCGGAGGAGGCCGCGCGCCGCGACCGGCTCGGCAAGTTCTACTACCGGCCGCCGGGCGGGGAGT is drawn from Micromonospora sp. NBC_01740 and contains these coding sequences:
- a CDS encoding histidine phosphatase family protein, whose amino-acid sequence is MAELATLWIVRHGESTANVAATAAEASGAELIDLTHRDADVPLSPTGEEQARATARWLAGLPEAHRPDVAVVSPYLRAVRTAELALAGTGIPLTRDERLRDRELGILDGLTGQGVRRRHPEEAARRDRLGKFYYRPPGGESWTDVALRLRALLGDLRRDHEDRRVLLFGHDALVFLTRYLVEGLTETELMALTREHVIANCSITRWSAGADGRLTPDVFNDVGHLHEQGARPTREDEVHAEPV